In Pseudomonas sp. R76, one genomic interval encodes:
- a CDS encoding glutathione S-transferase family protein → MLKLYGFSVSNYYNMVKLALLEKGLPFEEVPFYAGQTPEALAVSPRGKVPVLGVKQGFINETSVILEYLEHTQEGPSLLPAEPFQRAQVLALCREIELYIELPARACFAEAFFAMPVPEAIKEKSKAELLLGIGSLGRHGQFAPYVAGENFTIADLYFMYSVNLACAVGEKLFGLDLLADLPKAKALLERLHEMPNAKRVAADREAAMPAFMAMIAAKK, encoded by the coding sequence ATGCTCAAGCTTTACGGATTTTCGGTCAGCAACTACTACAACATGGTCAAACTGGCGCTGCTGGAGAAAGGTTTGCCGTTTGAAGAGGTGCCGTTTTATGCAGGCCAGACCCCGGAAGCCCTGGCCGTCAGCCCGCGCGGCAAAGTGCCGGTGCTGGGCGTCAAACAAGGGTTTATCAACGAAACCAGCGTGATCCTTGAGTACCTCGAACACACCCAGGAAGGCCCGTCACTGCTGCCCGCCGAGCCTTTCCAGCGTGCGCAGGTACTGGCGCTGTGCAGGGAGATCGAGCTGTACATCGAACTGCCCGCCCGCGCGTGTTTCGCCGAGGCGTTCTTCGCAATGCCGGTGCCGGAGGCGATCAAGGAAAAATCCAAGGCCGAGTTGCTGTTGGGGATAGGTTCTTTGGGGCGACACGGCCAGTTTGCGCCGTACGTGGCGGGGGAGAACTTTACGATTGCCGATCTGTATTTCATGTACAGCGTGAACCTCGCCTGTGCAGTGGGCGAGAAGCTGTTTGGCCTGGATTTGCTGGCAGATTTGCCGAAGGCCAAAGCGTTGCTGGAGCGCTTGCACGAGATGCCTAACGCCAAGAGGGTTGCGGCGGACAGGGAGGCAGCGATGCCGGCGTTTATGGCGATGATTGCGGCCAAGAAGTAG